In the Clostridium sporogenes genome, one interval contains:
- a CDS encoding penicillin-binding protein, producing MKINKDKKFTRFGGLMLVMIFIITAIISRLVYLQFINSQEYIEKANNKSIREIPDPAPRGKITDRNDVVLATNKQNYMLIYNETDENKKSFFSTMEKVFSILDQYKEKQTDDFELKINPYRFEFKASTADAKRAAELRFKKDRGLNEAVTKKLFSGKNKKEKEELTKEDNNKIDEELLKITPEETFKYLLEQYKIDTKKYSLEQQRRFMIVKDASKMQNFSGYKSVDVASNIKKETAFIFLQKLNDLPGIDVSTQPIRYYPNGEVGSAVLGYISKISGDNDKYKEKGYDPSSDYIGINGIEGVFEERLKGSKGGRIVKLNKTGRVIEELGRREPYPGQNIQLTIDTNIQKAAEESLDSVMNDLQHKGVQGDVNTTNATRGAAVALDVETGEVLALASRPGFDPNLFASPGLLTSDMYKKYFNPDLTEFGKQYIINKGLMGYYPGNTLDEVLEKLFPLDKSIKNNKTLRQDLYDIYPKPFYNYATMSVVPPGSTFKAMTAIAGLESGVITPGYSISDTGVFDDGKNFVKKFAVGGYGSVDLYRGLEVSSNPYFMTVGKLLRESFGDDILAKYAWKFGLGVPPNSDEKASTGIEIPEKFGQVFNTYTLSNVYATQYLWQTMSTLKAGTDARGNKFPSINLYDSEKDSDKVKELKKQIKNSIQDSIKEGTKKFNSNNYIKIITDLVNEDPIYKGKNVSKDEIKRIVDVIYYITISDAHFQLGVGANMYNASIGQGISNFTPLQLANFVGTIANGGDRYKLHLVKEIKDADDNVVETVKPEIVEKTNASKENLSAVRQGMARVNEGTDGTAAAVFKDFPIQTAGKTGSATFSNNQDAYGRTSYGVYIGFAPVDKPKIAVCVIVFDGGHGGFVAPVARAMYEAYFKKELNKDKPDAAKAADTGQKENTKNSDATGNDTKDIENKNTNNR from the coding sequence ATGAAGATAAACAAAGATAAAAAATTTACTAGATTTGGTGGCCTTATGTTGGTAATGATATTTATAATTACTGCAATTATATCTAGACTTGTTTATTTGCAGTTTATAAATTCACAAGAATACATAGAAAAGGCAAATAACAAATCCATAAGAGAAATTCCTGATCCTGCTCCAAGAGGGAAGATAACAGATAGAAATGATGTAGTACTAGCTACTAATAAGCAAAATTACATGCTTATATATAATGAAACAGACGAAAATAAGAAAAGCTTTTTTTCTACTATGGAGAAAGTATTTAGTATATTAGATCAGTATAAAGAAAAGCAAACAGATGACTTTGAACTTAAAATTAATCCTTATAGGTTTGAATTTAAGGCTAGTACTGCTGATGCAAAAAGAGCTGCAGAACTAAGATTCAAAAAAGATAGAGGATTAAATGAGGCAGTTACAAAAAAATTATTTTCAGGTAAAAATAAAAAAGAAAAAGAAGAATTAACAAAAGAAGATAATAATAAAATAGATGAAGAGTTATTAAAAATAACTCCAGAGGAAACCTTCAAATATTTGTTAGAGCAATATAAAATAGATACAAAAAAATATTCCCTAGAACAGCAAAGAAGATTTATGATAGTAAAAGATGCATCAAAAATGCAGAATTTTTCGGGATACAAATCTGTTGATGTAGCAAGTAACATAAAAAAAGAAACAGCCTTTATATTCCTTCAAAAATTAAATGATTTGCCAGGGATAGATGTAAGTACTCAGCCTATAAGATATTATCCTAATGGAGAAGTAGGGTCAGCTGTATTAGGTTATATATCTAAAATAAGTGGTGATAATGATAAATATAAGGAAAAAGGATATGATCCAAGTTCTGATTATATAGGTATAAATGGAATAGAGGGAGTTTTTGAAGAAAGGCTTAAAGGCTCTAAAGGTGGAAGAATTGTTAAACTTAATAAAACAGGAAGAGTTATAGAAGAATTAGGAAGAAGAGAACCTTATCCAGGTCAAAATATACAACTTACTATAGATACAAATATACAGAAAGCTGCAGAGGAGTCGCTGGATTCTGTAATGAATGATCTTCAACATAAAGGAGTACAAGGTGATGTTAATACAACTAATGCTACAAGAGGAGCTGCGGTAGCACTAGATGTAGAGACGGGAGAAGTTTTAGCTTTAGCAAGTAGGCCAGGTTTTGATCCTAACTTATTTGCATCACCAGGATTATTAACATCAGATATGTATAAAAAATATTTTAATCCAGATTTAACTGAGTTTGGAAAACAATATATAATTAATAAGGGACTAATGGGATATTATCCAGGAAATACTTTAGACGAAGTTTTAGAAAAATTATTTCCTTTAGATAAGAGTATAAAAAATAATAAAACTCTTAGACAGGATTTATATGATATATACCCAAAACCTTTTTATAATTACGCTACTATGTCTGTAGTACCACCAGGATCTACATTTAAAGCTATGACAGCTATTGCTGGATTAGAATCAGGGGTTATAACTCCTGGATATTCTATAAGTGATACGGGTGTTTTTGATGACGGAAAAAATTTTGTGAAGAAATTTGCAGTAGGTGGTTATGGTTCCGTTGATTTATATAGAGGATTAGAGGTTTCTAGTAACCCTTATTTTATGACAGTAGGTAAATTATTAAGAGAGAGTTTTGGTGATGATATACTTGCAAAATATGCTTGGAAATTTGGACTAGGTGTTCCACCAAACTCAGATGAAAAAGCTTCCACAGGAATAGAAATTCCTGAAAAGTTTGGTCAAGTATTTAATACTTATACATTATCTAATGTTTACGCAACTCAATACTTGTGGCAAACTATGTCTACTTTAAAGGCAGGAACAGATGCTAGAGGAAATAAATTTCCATCTATAAATTTATATGATAGCGAAAAAGATTCAGATAAGGTTAAAGAATTAAAAAAACAAATTAAAAATTCTATACAGGATTCCATAAAAGAAGGAACTAAAAAGTTTAACTCTAATAATTATATAAAAATCATTACAGATTTAGTTAATGAGGATCCTATTTATAAAGGTAAAAATGTAAGTAAAGATGAAATAAAAAGAATTGTAGATGTTATATACTATATAACAATATCAGATGCTCACTTCCAGTTAGGTGTAGGTGCTAATATGTACAATGCATCTATAGGGCAAGGTATAAGTAACTTTACTCCATTGCAATTAGCTAATTTTGTTGGGACTATAGCTAATGGAGGAGATAGATATAAATTACATTTGGTGAAAGAAATAAAAGATGCAGATGATAATGTAGTAGAAACAGTTAAACCAGAAATAGTTGAAAAAACTAATGCAAGTAAAGAAAATTTATCTGCTGTAAGGCAAGGAATGGCACGAGTTAATGAGGGAACAGATGGTACTGCAGCAGCAGTGTTTAAGGATTTCCCTATACAAACAGCAGGTAAAACAGGATCAGCTACTTTTAGCAATAACCAAGATGCCTATGGAAGAACATCCTATGGTGTCTATATAGGATTTGCACCAGTAGATAAACCTAAAATAGCAGTATGTGTTATTGTATTTGATGGTGGACATGGAGGATTCGTTGCACCTGTGGCAAGAGCTATGTATGAAGCTTATTTTAAGAAAGAACTTAATAAAGATAAACCAGATGCAGCTAAAGCAGCAGATACTGGACAAAAGGAAAATACCAAAAATTCAGATGCTACTGGAAATGATACAAAGGACATAGAAAATAAAAATACAAATAACAGATAA
- a CDS encoding M50 family metallopeptidase: MIKVNKYFIPYIIFLFYLGYKGSFLLSISVVFVHELIHYATARYLGFTGFNIEIYPLGLSLKLEKLENANFKEDLLISLSAPIVNIFFAAIFCIAYKSIDNRYLYLLYKSNLTIGIFNLIPALPLDGGRILRDLLCFKTFYRRANEITINTSIGISVFFMLLYIFLFMKDYNNFNLGIISLFIIRFSLKEKERVAYIIMRHIVKKRRKFIKRGYIENQNVSVYCNNTLLQTLSLIDKNKYYIFTVLDDNMETLDILYENEILEALKNYGNIKIGEFINIKCKK, encoded by the coding sequence ATGATAAAAGTAAATAAATATTTCATTCCCTATATTATATTTTTATTTTATTTAGGGTATAAAGGCAGTTTTTTATTATCCATTTCTGTTGTTTTTGTTCATGAATTGATCCATTATGCAACAGCTAGATATTTAGGGTTTACAGGATTTAATATAGAAATTTATCCTTTAGGATTATCCTTAAAGTTAGAAAAATTGGAAAACGCTAATTTCAAAGAAGATTTATTAATATCATTATCAGCACCCATTGTTAATATTTTTTTTGCAGCAATTTTTTGTATAGCTTATAAAAGTATTGATAATAGATATTTATATTTATTATATAAAAGCAATTTGACAATAGGGATATTCAACCTTATACCAGCCCTACCATTAGATGGCGGAAGAATATTAAGGGATTTATTATGTTTCAAAACTTTTTATAGAAGAGCAAATGAAATAACCATAAATACTAGTATTGGTATAAGTGTTTTTTTTATGCTATTATATATTTTTTTATTTATGAAAGATTATAATAATTTCAATTTAGGTATAATATCTTTATTTATAATAAGATTTTCGTTAAAGGAAAAAGAAAGGGTAGCTTATATTATTATGAGACATATAGTTAAAAAACGGCGCAAATTTATAAAAAGAGGATATATTGAAAATCAAAATGTATCTGTTTACTGCAATAATACTTTATTACAAACACTTTCACTTATAGATAAGAATAAATATTATATATTTACAGTGCTAGATGATAATATGGAGACACTAGACATTTTGTATGAAAATGAAATATTAGAAGCTTTAAAAAACTATGGTAATATAAAAATAGGTGAATTTATTAATATAAAATGTAAAAAATAA
- the minC gene encoding septum site-determining protein MinC → MLEDNIVIKGNKEGLVVIINMNKFRDFNDMINSLIEKLSHGKQFYKGSTLKISTELKLINEKNLRRLKDVLFEEFMIKDCIFEDKEDKSNKPFSGIYEGRTKFIRRTIRGGQVVRYNGNLVIIGDVNSGAEIYAAGNVIVLGALRGHVHAGFTGNHKAVVAAFYLQPSILQIANVMTRSPEDNIKPQYPEVAKIKSNIIVVEPYLPDKFI, encoded by the coding sequence ATTTTGGAAGACAATATAGTAATAAAAGGTAACAAAGAAGGTCTTGTTGTAATAATTAATATGAATAAATTTAGAGATTTTAATGATATGATTAATTCATTGATAGAAAAATTATCTCATGGAAAACAATTTTATAAGGGATCTACCTTAAAAATATCTACAGAATTAAAACTTATAAACGAAAAAAATTTAAGAAGACTTAAAGATGTTCTTTTTGAAGAATTTATGATAAAAGACTGCATATTTGAGGATAAGGAAGATAAATCCAATAAACCCTTTAGTGGCATATATGAAGGTAGAACAAAATTTATAAGAAGAACTATAAGAGGAGGACAAGTAGTACGCTATAATGGAAATTTAGTTATAATTGGGGATGTCAATTCTGGTGCAGAAATATATGCAGCTGGCAATGTAATAGTATTAGGAGCCTTAAGGGGGCATGTTCATGCCGGATTTACAGGAAATCATAAAGCTGTGGTTGCAGCATTTTATTTGCAACCTTCCATACTTCAAATAGCAAATGTTATGACTAGGTCACCAGAAGATAATATAAAACCTCAATATCCAGAAGTTGCAAAGATAAAATCAAATATAATAGTGGTAGAACCATATCTACCGGATAAATTTATATAA
- a CDS encoding TIGR03960 family B12-binding radical SAM protein, with the protein MNRISDDVLFRVEKPARYIGGELNSYNKNLKDIDIRFAFCFPDVYEVGMSHLGMKILYYIANERKDTFCERVFAPWPDMEKIMREENIPLYALESKDPIKDFDFIGFTLQYEMSYTNILNMLDLAGVTIRASERGEEEPIVLCGGPCAYNPEPLYDIADIFVLGEGEELNNKVLDLYKKYKGKGKKKEFLREASKIRGVYIPSLYEVTYKDDNTIKEFKPLYEDVPNKVKKVIVNNINDVVYPDKFVVPYTDIVHDRIVLEIFRGCTRGCRFCQAGMIYRPIREKKTESLLELSDKLVKNTGYDEITLSSLSICDYSDIQNLVFSMVERHKEGKVGVTLPSLRIDSFSVDLIKEIQKVRKTGLTFAPEAGSQRMRDVINKGVTEENLMNSVKSAFESGWSTIKLYFMLGLPYETLEDVVGIAELGQKVVEKYYEVPKEVRKKGLKVTISTSIFVPKPFTPFQWVPQDTMEDVRKKIEAVRGAIKSKQITYNWHESLVSYMEAIFARGDRRICDVLIKAFEKGARFDGWNQYFDFNIWKEALEECNVDGDFYAYRQREYDEIFPWDFVDTGVSKEFLMKENERAKKAELTPDCRQGCKNCGVNVNLEGECFEGAIFN; encoded by the coding sequence ATGAACAGAATATCAGATGATGTACTATTCAGAGTAGAAAAGCCTGCTAGATATATAGGGGGAGAATTAAATTCTTATAATAAAAATTTAAAGGATATAGACATAAGATTTGCATTTTGTTTCCCGGATGTTTATGAAGTTGGAATGTCCCATTTAGGTATGAAAATACTTTATTACATAGCAAATGAAAGAAAAGATACTTTTTGTGAAAGAGTTTTTGCCCCTTGGCCAGATATGGAAAAAATAATGAGAGAAGAAAACATTCCTCTATATGCTTTAGAAAGTAAAGACCCTATAAAAGACTTTGATTTTATAGGATTTACTCTTCAATATGAAATGAGTTATACTAATATATTAAATATGCTAGATTTAGCTGGAGTTACTATAAGAGCTTCTGAAAGAGGAGAAGAAGAACCCATAGTATTGTGTGGAGGACCTTGTGCTTATAATCCAGAACCACTTTATGATATAGCAGATATATTTGTTTTGGGAGAAGGAGAAGAATTAAATAATAAGGTATTGGATTTATATAAAAAATATAAGGGTAAGGGAAAGAAAAAGGAATTTTTAAGGGAAGCATCTAAGATAAGAGGAGTATATATACCTTCTTTATATGAAGTTACCTATAAAGATGATAATACAATAAAAGAATTTAAGCCTTTATATGAAGATGTTCCTAATAAAGTGAAAAAAGTTATTGTTAATAATATAAATGATGTAGTTTATCCAGATAAGTTTGTTGTACCTTATACTGATATAGTTCATGATAGAATAGTCCTAGAAATATTTAGAGGATGCACAAGGGGATGTAGATTTTGTCAAGCAGGAATGATATATAGACCTATAAGAGAAAAGAAAACAGAAAGTTTATTAGAACTATCTGACAAACTAGTAAAAAATACAGGATATGATGAAATAACATTATCTTCTTTAAGTATATGTGATTATTCAGATATACAAAATCTTGTATTTTCAATGGTAGAAAGACATAAAGAAGGTAAAGTAGGAGTAACATTGCCTTCATTAAGAATAGATTCTTTTTCAGTAGATTTAATAAAAGAAATACAAAAGGTTAGGAAAACAGGGCTTACTTTTGCACCAGAAGCAGGAAGTCAAAGAATGAGAGATGTTATAAATAAAGGTGTAACAGAAGAAAATTTGATGAATTCAGTAAAAAGTGCTTTTGAATCAGGATGGTCTACTATAAAATTATACTTTATGCTAGGTCTGCCTTATGAAACTTTAGAGGATGTTGTAGGTATAGCAGAGCTAGGACAAAAGGTTGTAGAAAAATATTATGAAGTTCCAAAAGAAGTAAGGAAAAAAGGACTTAAGGTCACCATAAGTACATCTATTTTTGTACCAAAACCATTTACTCCATTTCAATGGGTACCACAAGATACTATGGAGGATGTAAGAAAGAAAATAGAGGCTGTTCGAGGAGCTATAAAAAGCAAACAAATAACTTACAACTGGCATGAATCTTTAGTAAGTTATATGGAAGCTATATTTGCAAGGGGAGACAGAAGAATTTGTGATGTACTAATAAAAGCTTTTGAAAAAGGTGCCAGATTTGATGGATGGAATCAATATTTTGATTTTAATATATGGAAAGAAGCTTTAGAGGAATGTAATGTAGATGGGGATTTCTATGCTTATAGACAAAGAGAATATGATGAAATATTTCCATGGGATTTTGTAGATACAGGCGTTTCTAAAGAATTTTTAATGAAAGAAAATGAAAGAGCTAAAAAAGCAGAATTAACTCCAGATTGTAGACAGGGTTGTAAAAACTGCGGAGTTAATGTTAATTTAGAAGGAGAGTGTTTTGAAGGTGCGATATTTAATTAA
- a CDS encoding TIGR03936 family radical SAM-associated protein codes for MKVRYLIKFSKEGNIKFISHLDLQRTLQRNFKRSGLPVEYSKGFNPHILMSLAQPLAVGIYSKGEYLDVSFIEEENEDTIVDKLNSTAPSGIKYFKAVKLKEGTNKKVFKAMAAVAAAKYIIQIKYDNTEKLEHELKNLLNMDNWDIIKKGKKGSKNVNIRTMIKNIDYFIEENILRINTLVSCGSIKNLSADLLAQFIKENTSHIKENSFVDIERQEIYGEYKNKLVALSDYAMYV; via the coding sequence TTGAAGGTGCGATATTTAATTAAGTTTTCAAAGGAAGGTAATATAAAATTTATATCTCATTTAGACCTTCAAAGAACATTACAAAGAAATTTTAAGAGAAGCGGATTACCTGTAGAGTATTCAAAAGGATTTAATCCTCATATACTTATGTCTCTAGCTCAACCTTTAGCAGTAGGAATTTATTCTAAGGGTGAGTACTTAGATGTATCATTTATAGAAGAAGAAAATGAAGACACAATTGTAGACAAATTAAATAGTACTGCACCTTCAGGTATAAAATATTTTAAAGCTGTAAAATTAAAAGAAGGTACAAATAAAAAAGTATTTAAAGCTATGGCCGCAGTAGCTGCAGCTAAATATATAATACAAATAAAATATGATAATACAGAAAAATTAGAACATGAGTTAAAGAACTTATTAAATATGGATAATTGGGATATAATTAAAAAGGGTAAAAAAGGTAGCAAAAATGTAAATATAAGAACTATGATTAAAAATATAGATTATTTTATAGAAGAAAATATATTAAGAATAAATACTTTAGTAAGTTGTGGAAGTATAAAAAATCTTTCAGCAGATCTTTTAGCTCAATTTATAAAAGAAAATACATCTCATATAAAAGAAAATAGTTTTGTAGATATAGAAAGACAAGAGATATATGGAGAATATAAAAATAAGCTAGTAGCTCTTTCTGATTATGCCATGTATGTATAA
- a CDS encoding M23 family metallopeptidase — MYNSQYEEYYNSLKNRKNTNLRNNNYMYGGSNDRRGNFNSSFFQKRIVRDLVGVFLLLVFVLGIKAFSNPKTQMVYNYSKKIVNENYDYKKVINKAKDLDVKFLEDKLLKYIDTFKSKVTGEKTVEEIISDDFILPVNGKVTSKYGEREDPVNKKKAFHKGIDIDAKENTEVLSSFNGTVKECGEDKELGKYIILDHGQGIETKYAHLNKIKVKKGEEIKKGKTIAESGNTGKSTGAHVHFEVIYMGENKNPQDLFTSIRE, encoded by the coding sequence TTGTATAATTCTCAATATGAAGAATATTATAATTCATTAAAAAATAGAAAAAATACTAATTTAAGAAATAATAATTATATGTATGGAGGAAGTAATGACAGGAGAGGAAATTTTAATAGTAGTTTTTTTCAAAAACGTATTGTTAGAGATTTAGTAGGAGTATTTTTATTGTTAGTGTTTGTATTAGGTATAAAAGCTTTTTCTAATCCCAAAACTCAGATGGTTTATAATTACTCTAAAAAAATAGTAAACGAAAATTATGATTATAAAAAAGTGATTAATAAAGCTAAGGACTTAGATGTAAAGTTTTTAGAAGATAAACTTTTAAAATATATAGATACTTTTAAATCAAAGGTTACTGGTGAAAAAACTGTAGAGGAAATAATAAGTGATGATTTTATATTGCCTGTAAATGGTAAAGTAACTTCAAAATACGGGGAAAGAGAAGATCCTGTAAATAAGAAAAAAGCTTTTCACAAAGGAATAGATATAGATGCTAAGGAAAATACAGAAGTATTATCAAGTTTTAACGGAACAGTAAAGGAATGTGGAGAAGATAAAGAATTAGGTAAGTATATAATTTTAGATCATGGACAAGGCATAGAAACTAAATATGCTCATTTGAATAAAATAAAGGTAAAAAAAGGAGAAGAAATAAAAAAAGGTAAAACTATAGCTGAAAGTGGTAATACTGGAAAAAGTACAGGAGCTCATGTTCATTTTGAAGTAATTTATATGGGGGAAAATAAAAATCCTCAAGATCTTTTTACTAGTATAAGAGAATAA
- the rodA gene encoding rod shape-determining protein RodA, translating to MLEKFFINKKLLKELDYSMIIISVAIMIFSALNIYSATHMQYDIYFLKKQLIWLVVGLIIIYGVLIFDYIIIENYANIFYWFTIFLLILNDTVLKKTVNGASSWLEIGPISIQPSEFAKIALIIMLAKKLDDMDGEINNLRNFLTLAFYVVIPMILLVVQPDMGMIMVFFFTVLGMFFVAGLDGKIISGGIAGLTALVAIIWNSPLMQQYWKSRLTSFLHPEADELNAGHQLIQSKIGIGSGGFLGKGFLKGTQISGGYIPEAHTDFIFSVVGEEWGFIGAVILLIFYGILVYKFIKTAKNSKDIFGSMVTIGVTASFMFSILQNVGMTIGIVPITGITLPFMSYGGSSSLNNFFALALVLNINMRRKKINF from the coding sequence ATGCTTGAAAAATTTTTTATAAATAAAAAACTTCTAAAAGAGTTAGATTATAGTATGATTATAATTTCTGTAGCAATAATGATTTTTAGTGCTTTAAATATATATAGTGCTACCCATATGCAATATGATATATATTTTTTAAAAAAACAATTAATTTGGTTAGTTGTAGGCCTTATTATAATTTATGGAGTTCTAATATTTGATTATATTATTATAGAGAATTATGCCAATATATTTTATTGGTTTACCATATTTTTGCTTATTTTAAATGATACTGTTCTTAAAAAAACAGTTAATGGAGCAAGTTCCTGGTTGGAAATAGGACCTATATCCATACAGCCTTCAGAGTTTGCTAAAATAGCTTTAATTATAATGTTAGCTAAAAAATTAGATGATATGGACGGAGAAATAAATAATTTAAGAAACTTTTTAACCTTAGCTTTTTATGTTGTAATACCTATGATATTGCTTGTAGTTCAGCCGGATATGGGTATGATTATGGTGTTCTTTTTTACTGTGTTAGGTATGTTTTTTGTTGCAGGATTAGATGGAAAAATAATATCAGGAGGTATTGCTGGATTAACTGCCTTGGTAGCCATCATTTGGAATTCTCCTTTAATGCAACAATATTGGAAAAGTAGGCTTACTTCATTTTTGCATCCAGAAGCAGATGAATTAAATGCGGGACATCAACTTATACAATCTAAGATAGGTATAGGATCTGGTGGCTTTTTAGGAAAAGGATTTTTAAAAGGAACACAGATATCCGGTGGATATATCCCAGAAGCTCATACAGATTTCATTTTTTCTGTAGTAGGTGAAGAATGGGGATTTATAGGAGCAGTAATTTTATTAATATTTTATGGCATATTAGTATATAAATTTATAAAAACTGCAAAAAATTCTAAAGACATATTTGGGTCCATGGTTACTATTGGTGTAACTGCTTCCTTTATGTTTTCAATATTACAAAATGTCGGAATGACAATAGGTATAGTACCTATTACAGGAATAACTCTTCCTTTTATGAGTTATGGGGGGAGTTCATCATTAAATAACTTTTTTGCTTTAGCATTAGTGTTGAATATAAATATGAGAAGGAAAAAAATAAATTTTTAA
- the minE gene encoding cell division topological specificity factor MinE, translated as MDLFKFFSKQSSKDVAKERLKLILIQDRNSISPEVLESIREDMLKVISKYIEIDDEDVDIKMSSVEEIEGMSPALIASIPIKRIKNNK; from the coding sequence ATGGATTTATTTAAGTTTTTTTCAAAACAATCATCAAAAGATGTAGCTAAGGAAAGACTTAAACTTATATTAATACAGGATAGGAATTCTATATCTCCAGAAGTTTTAGAATCTATAAGAGAAGATATGCTAAAAGTAATATCAAAATACATAGAGATAGATGATGAAGATGTAGATATAAAAATGAGTAGCGTAGAAGAAATAGAAGGTATGTCTCCAGCTTTAATAGCTAGTATACCAATAAAGAGGATAAAAAATAATAAATAA
- the mreD gene encoding rod shape-determining protein MreD gives MKKNLILGAILILLAILDNSLMPFMAIKGVYPSLLFVFIVSYSIIKDKWEAIWVSVFAGILQDLYFTNVFGINSLINMLACLIAAEIGLNIIRSKILIPVISSFLLSIFKGAFIWTIAYFLKMNISYNLIAFNSIYNGVITIIVYKLVYNLCKKRHMDRKWEF, from the coding sequence ATGAAAAAAAATTTAATATTGGGAGCTATTTTAATATTACTTGCTATATTAGATAATTCCTTAATGCCATTTATGGCAATAAAAGGTGTTTATCCTAGCCTTTTGTTTGTTTTTATAGTAAGTTACTCTATAATAAAGGATAAATGGGAAGCTATTTGGGTTAGTGTTTTTGCAGGGATTCTTCAAGATTTATATTTTACTAATGTATTTGGTATAAATTCTTTAATAAATATGCTTGCTTGCTTAATAGCAGCTGAAATAGGTTTGAACATAATAAGAAGTAAAATATTAATACCAGTGATATCTTCTTTTCTACTAAGTATATTTAAAGGAGCTTTCATATGGACTATAGCTTACTTTTTAAAGATGAATATTAGTTATAATTTAATAGCATTTAATAGTATTTACAATGGGGTAATAACAATTATAGTTTATAAATTAGTATATAATTTATGTAAAAAAAGACATATGGATAGAAAGTGGGAATTTTAA
- the minD gene encoding septum site-determining protein MinD, whose protein sequence is MGEVIVVTSGKGGVGKTTTSANISTALAAMDKKVVVIDGDTGLRNLDVLMGLENRIVFTLLDVIEERCKLKQALIKDKRLNSLYLLPTAQTRDKEDVKVDDMLKIVNDLKQDFDYVILDCPAGIERGFESSIAGADRALVVVNPEVTSVRDADRVIGKLDAKGVDNHQLIVNRLNYEMTQNGDMLDIEDIIDSLAIKLIGVVPDDRNITIATNKGEPIVLDSGAIAGQAFRNIAKRITGEDVPIMDLRSKEQGFFKSFKKLFGLK, encoded by the coding sequence ATGGGAGAAGTGATAGTTGTTACCTCTGGTAAAGGTGGAGTAGGAAAAACAACCACATCAGCTAATATATCTACAGCCTTAGCTGCTATGGATAAAAAAGTAGTTGTTATAGATGGAGATACTGGGTTAAGAAATCTTGATGTTTTAATGGGACTTGAAAATAGAATAGTATTTACACTATTGGATGTAATAGAAGAAAGATGTAAATTGAAACAAGCTTTGATAAAAGATAAAAGATTAAATAGTTTATATCTTTTACCAACAGCACAAACAAGAGATAAAGAAGATGTTAAAGTAGATGATATGCTTAAAATAGTTAATGATTTAAAACAGGATTTTGATTATGTGATTTTGGATTGTCCAGCAGGTATAGAAAGAGGTTTTGAAAGTTCTATAGCAGGAGCAGATAGAGCGTTAGTAGTTGTAAATCCAGAAGTAACATCCGTAAGAGATGCAGACAGAGTTATAGGCAAATTAGATGCTAAGGGTGTAGACAACCATCAGCTTATAGTAAATAGATTAAATTATGAAATGACACAAAATGGAGATATGCTAGATATTGAAGATATAATAGATAGTTTAGCAATAAAACTAATAGGGGTAGTTCCTGATGATAGAAATATAACTATAGCTACAAATAAAGGAGAACCTATAGTTTTAGATAGTGGAGCTATAGCAGGACAAGCTTTTAGAAATATTGCTAAAAGGATTACTGGAGAAGATGTACCTATAATGGATTTAAGAAGTAAAGAACAAGGCTTTTTTAAATCCTTTAAAAAATTATTTGGATTAAAGTAG